The Brassica napus cultivar Da-Ae chromosome C1, Da-Ae, whole genome shotgun sequence DNA segment aatcttaattatataactGTCATGTGTCCCGATCGTGTTAATTAgaaactttgaagaaccaagctttatataataagataactAAATATCAATTGTattgacataaaaaaaaaattattatacggctaatgtgattgtttaattttttaataatataaaattagacAAAAATGAGGAGgatataaaaattgttatcaaatctttattattaataatcattaatttcatatatatgttgatcatattaggtaattccatagtttttttatttaagaaaagaatggataatattcttttgtacactactaaccAATTTGATAATTAGCttaataaaagtataatatatgtttagataGACCAACTAATTTTTCTagggattctaagaatcatcctagggGTGACATGTgactataaaataaaagttgtaattcttctcaattaatatataaagatttatcaattttaaatttgatcATTTTAAAATAGGACACAATTAGATATGAtagtaaaattacaatttttagaaaaattccaTGCAAACATATAATCACACTAAAATCATAaatcaataaataatataaataatttttaataaatatatattatattaaaataatttattttgagttttaaaaatattctaatatcGATGGAAAATAGGAAAACTAGATGAACTACATGTCCGCACATAATACGTAGACCTAAATACATTATGGTTCTGAATGGTAACTGCGGATTGAGCGGTGTGAGACAAGCGgtttaactgcggtgcggttttaacaattataaaaacgtatgaatatattgtatatgtagagatttttgttattgttaactgcggtgcgggGTGGGGCGGTTCGTAACATTAGAAGCCTATGGCAATGATAAACCGCACCGCACCATACaatatttaataacaaaaatctctatatatatatatattgatctatatatttttgttactatcATCTCACCGCACTACCGTTGTGATATACTTGATCCATCTCAGTGACGTTAAAATGAGGATGTTGGTATTAAACCTTTTctgttgaaatttattttattttgggtcGGTTAATTATGATGGACCTCAGAAAATACAGTGCGTGGATCAAGTTTCATGCACGCTTAAGaattactaatatatgatgttaGTGTGTTAACATAACTCTGTTGGCTCAAAAATTAaagattgttttctttttctccgttgtgaaatcataaattaatcatTGACGGAATCTACATATTGGGGTATAATCTGAGCCGAAGTCGTGAAGAAGGTTCTTTAACTTGATTCATCTCTGAAGATACTCTTGTCAAGTACAATGATCTGCATGATAGGATTTCTCGTTTAAGGAATCATGTCATCTACCAAAATAACTCTTCTTCAAATTCACAACATCATAGGCACTGCAGGCTAGAGGAACACTGTGAATAATGTGGTTGATACTCCTGTAGATCATCCTGTAGATCATTCTATACAACAGGAAAACTTGTAAAGTGTCTCTAATATCAAAGGGATGGATATAAGATAGTGTGGCTGATGCGCCTTTCGATTATCCTATACAAtaggaaaacaaaataaaaacaaagacatCCTCCTAATTCCGAATTGTATAATTGGGTCATCCTACTCCTAGTTCTGAATTGTGTCATGGGAGTCTCCTTAACCTAACATAATAATCACTTTGTCTATTTTTGGGTTGATGCCCTCGTCATTCTTTCTTTTGAGCATTATATTGGATTAGGTGATGCCAAATTGGCTAAATCCTTATGCTGAGGATGCTATGAAGAACGAAATcagttttgtgttttgttttttctaaatcaaaactGATCACAAAATAAAGGTACAAAAATATGATCCATCAAGCAGAaaacatttcaaacaacaaacCCTCACAAGAGTTAAATCCCCCAAACCCTCCTTTACAGTCAAAGTTGTCTTTGCCACAAAACTGAATTATGCCTTTTTTGCGCACACTTAAGTCTTTTAACTAAcccctctttctctctctctgcttgTTTCACCAGGAATCTGTACATAAACATAGCCAAAAGCCAAAGAAACAGCCTTCCGACAATTTTAATTCTCAGCTTCAAGAAATAGGCTGAGTTCCACATACCTCTCCTGTGAAGAAGATCTCCGACCTCTTAAGCTCAAGCTATCCTCGTTCTGTGGTGCAAGCAAAAGAGCACCGCTGCGTTCTTCAGTCACAGCCCTACTATCATCTCCATCTATGTCCCTTAGACCTCTCAGGGCCATTGAATCAGAAACCGGGAAGTAGACAAGCAAGGAAATGGAAACCACACAAAAGCAGAAGAGGGACAAGAAGGCTAAGAATGAAAGGGCTTCGAACACAATCTTGTCTGCACTTGCGAGAACCGACAAACAGAGCATAGCTATCCTCAACGGAAGGAAACTAAAGACAGAGAATATCAAAGTGTATACCCTCTTCTGCAGACGCTTATTGATCACCAGTTTCAGTATCTGCCTTCCAAGCCAGAACAAGTAAGTTGTTAGTACGGCTGCAAACACACCGAGGATGATGGTACTCAGTAGAGGATAGGTGCATAACGCAACCTCAGCGTGATCAATAGTAACTCGGGAATAGGTTCTAGTGAAGGGGCGTGAGAGCTTTACATAAGAGCCACTACCACCGTTTAGGCGTGACTCGGATAAAACAAGCGCAAGTTGAAGAGCAAGCATGGGTAGACAATAAAGAAAAGTGTAACACGCAGTGTTCCTGTTCCACTTCCCACTCAAAGCCCCAGACTCCATCTTCAAAGGAGCGCGCAGAAGAAACATGAGAGTCAGAAAGAGACAAGGCTCCGCAAACCCTAGATTGGAAACGATGTACCATTTGCAGAGGTTTTGTTGCCATCTGAGATCCAAGCCGCTCAGCAGCCTAAACAAACTCAACCGGAAGATCTCACCAAGAGCCCACCAAATAGCAAAGAGAATGAAAGTGATTCGGATAATCCAAGGACCGGTGAAGTAACCAAGCTGAGTAAAGGCAAGCTTACGAACGTGAGACTGGAAGTAGAAGGAGTAGGCGATACAAAGGAGACCGAGAAGAATAAGCAGAGCGACTAGAGAGATGGTCAGCACGCCGAATGCATCGGGAACTAATTTTGTCAGGGGCATCACCCAAAAGACAGTATCCACGCATGCTCTCTACCAGCATGGATGCACAAAAGTTCTCTAGCCACTAGCTGCGCCTTCTCTCCAGATTAGATACCAGCTTCAAAGAGGAGCCCAGATCAGATCACCCGATACACAaactttttgtgattttgactCTAGCACTTGATatgtgtgttgttgttgttacctACATAAACTGAACAAACCACAAGGATGAATCTCTGATTAAAACTTTCATAAGAAGACaggaataattttgtttttgttttgaaacacaCAGCAACCTTGAAGAACAAAAAAGACTACCGAAAAGAAAGACATTCTCAACCAAAGTCAATACCTCTCGACAGATTCGCACAAGGGCGCATAATGCAACCACGAAGATATCAAATACAACCAGATCCAACGCAGAGGAACAACGAGACGACTCAGCAACGCTAAAACGAACGAATCCTTAATTCAACCAACAAAAAAATTCGAGCTTACAAGGAGGAGAATCTGGATCCAAAGAGCTAGAACGGGGAAGATCTGAGCGCCGGGAGGAAGAAGATCGAAGAAAACCCTAAGAATCGGAGACGGGAGAGGAGAGATTAAGGAATGGGGCGTGAACAGGAAAGGCAAGGCAGAAAAAAAGATAAGAGGAAGAGACTCTCCGTTGGTGACAGGCTGTTTCCAGCTGTGATACCCGATAACTCTCTCACCCGGGTTCGGATTTTGTATTTTATGTGTTGTCCGGGTTGCctgattctttctttttttctttttaataatagaTTTGTTTCTGTGGCTCCACCCTGGCGGCGTTTGTCTGTTTCCCAGTTTGTATCCCCCCTCCTGTTTTTGGACAGAAAGTAGATTCAactgtgagatttttaacagagTCAAACTTGGCAAAAAAAGTTATATCCGAGGAGTTAACTGGATTTGAAAAGAAGAATCATAgacaaattaattttgttaaataataaatctGACACTTATTCTTggctaggttcaccaaccaatgtGATTAAGTTGTTTCAtattcaatatatttaaaaaaaaaaaaacaaaatattgtcaagttatattatgttttagaataaaatactaaaaaccaataaataaaaaatagtagcagttacaaaaaaatatttttttaaaaaattttttaaCATCGTcgacaaaacactaaaccaatccctaaaccttaaaccctaaactcttggataaatcctaaactctaaatcaaaaatactaaacactaaaacactcaagagtttagggtttagggtttagtgttttagtgtttagtgtttttgatttagagtttaccatttatccaagggtttagggttcacccaaagatttagggtttatgatttagggtttggctaacgatgttaaaaaaaaaattttaattttttttttgtaactactattttttttattttaaaaacataatataatttgacaatattttgtttctttttctaaaagatatcaaatttgaaataacaaaatcatattgcactacaaaaaaacatattttttactagggcagtattctttgtaaattcgtcgtaaacggggtgttacgacgaattaacgtcgaaagacgtttcgttgttaaacgtccgtcgtaacagaggtttcgtcgtaaacgactcgttacgtttacgacgaaatatattcctcgtaaagcgcagggaaaggattcgtcgtaaacgacacgtaagcattcgtcgtaaagcccacgtaattatttcgatgtaaagcacacgtaaatactttcgttgtaaatcactcgtaaacatttcgatgtaaaaccctcgtaaatatttcgatgttaatcactcgtaaacattcgatgtaaactccatgtaatgtttacgaggagtttacatcgtttcttattatattattattaattagtatataatatattttaatttatatttaatattcagaatttaaataatttaaattttaaaacgaaatatgaaattggaaaacatattttaaaaagtcatacaataatatttaaattcataatacaaacagaaaaataaaaaaaactacatattctcgaagtagttggtggggttgctcggctg contains these protein-coding regions:
- the LOC106376646 gene encoding uncharacterized protein LOC106376646 encodes the protein MPLTKLVPDAFGVLTISLVALLILLGLLCIAYSFYFQSHVRKLAFTQLGYFTGPWIIRITFILFAIWWALGEIFRLSLFRLLSGLDLRWQQNLCKWYIVSNLGFAEPCLFLTLMFLLRAPLKMESGALSGKWNRNTACYTFLYCLPMLALQLALVLSESRLNGGSGSYVKLSRPFTRTYSRVTIDHAEVALCTYPLLSTIILGVFAAVLTTYLFWLGRQILKLVINKRLQKRVYTLIFSVFSFLPLRIAMLCLSVLASADKIVFEALSFLAFLSLFCFCVVSISLLVYFPVSDSMALRGLRDIDGDDSRAVTEERSGALLLAPQNEDSLSLRGRRSSSQERYVELSLFLEAEN